The window GGACCAGGTATTCCTGCTGAGTTCCTTGACCGGATATTTGGCAAATTTGAGCGGGTTGACCCATACGGTCCAGGTATCGGTTTGGGGTTGGCAATCGTTCGCTCAATCGTCGAACTTCACCACGGCAAAGTCTGGGCACGTTCCACCCTTGGTGAAGGAACAAGTTTTAGCGTTATTTTACCTATTAAAGAGGAAGGCTAAATGGCATCGAATCCAAAGAAAATTCTCCTTGTCGAAGATGAGGTCAATCTCCGGGAACTGGTCAAAGCAAGACTGGAGCAAAATGGCTATGAGGTGACCGTTGCGGGTGATGGTTATCAGGCGATATTTCAGGCTCGCCGGGTAAAACCCGACCTGATTATCCTCGACTTGATGATACCCCGTCTTGACGGCTACACTGTCTGCCGCACCCTGAAAGCATCAAGCGACCTTGCCACTGTCCCGATAATAATGTTTACCGCTCGTTCCTCGCCCGACGATATGCGGCGCGGTATGGATATGGGTGCTGATGCCTATGTAACTAAACCGTTTGACCCGGCAACTCTTATCGCGAAAATCGAAGAGTTGCTCCAGTCCCGTACACCAGTTGAAGAACCCCCCACCTCATCCTCGGGAACACCGCCTTCGGACCAAGAAAAAGACAAACAACATTAACCGGCAATATTATGACCACAAAACAACTCATCAAAGCCGCCCTTGCTGAAGACATCGGCAAAGGCGACGCCACCTCCATCTTAACCATTCCAGAGAAAACAAAAGTCACCGCGCATATCGTTGCCCACTCCACCGGGATTCTTGCCGGGATAAAAATCTGCGCCCAGGTATTCAAAACTGTTGACCCAAGTATACGATTTGAAGCGCTCTATCAGGACCGGAGTCGATTTCGCGCCGGTGCGGTATTAGCAATAGTAACCGGACACGCCCGCGGAATCCTTGCGGCGGAGCGCACCGCCCTTAATTTCCTCTGCCGGCTCTGCGGTATCGCCACCCTGACTGACAAATTTGTCTCTCGGGTCAAGGGTACTAAAGCAGTAATTCTTGAC is drawn from candidate division WOR-3 bacterium and contains these coding sequences:
- a CDS encoding response regulator; protein product: MASNPKKILLVEDEVNLRELVKARLEQNGYEVTVAGDGYQAIFQARRVKPDLIILDLMIPRLDGYTVCRTLKASSDLATVPIIMFTARSSPDDMRRGMDMGADAYVTKPFDPATLIAKIEELLQSRTPVEEPPTSSSGTPPSDQEKDKQH